ATCGGCACCGCCAATACGCTGATCCTGCTGACCAGCAGCCTGACCATGGCGCTCGCCGTCACGCGCGCCCGCCACCGGGCGGCGGCGGGCGCGCGGCGCATGCTGGCCCTGACCATCCTGCTGGGCCTGGCTTTCCTGGTTCTCAAAGGGGTGGAGTACCACGACGACTGGCGCCGCGGCCTGGTCCCGGGGCCGGGCTTTCACGCCCCTGGCGTGGGCGACCAGGCTGCCGCCGAGCGATTCTTCTTCGCGTATTTCTTCGCGACCATGCTGCACGCCATCCACCTGGCGCTCGGCATCGTCCTGAACGGCGTGATGGCGGCGCGCTTGCGCATGCCGCACGACGACCCGGACCGGATGGCCAGGGCGGTGGAAATCAGCGGCCTGTACTGGCACTTCGTCGACATCGTGTGGATTTTTTTGTTTCCGCTGCTGTATCTGGGAGGACGCGCGCTGTGAGCGACGCCAGACCGCACTCGGACGCATGGGACGCCGTACGCCGCGCCACACGGCGCGATGTGCGCGTGTGGGCGTTGCTCATGATCCTGGCGCTGGCCACCGTCGGCAGCGCTTATGTTCCCATGGGGCCCTGGAATGCGGTAGCGAACTTCGCGATCGCCGCGATCAAAGCCGGACTGGTGGCAGCGTACTTCATGCAATTGCGCGCAGGCTCGCCCGTGCCGCGGCTGATTGCCGGCACGGCGATCGCCGTCGGTGCGCTGCTCTTCGCGCTGGGAGGCGTCGACTATGCGACCCGGCGCCCCCCCGCGCCGCCGCCGTCGGCGCCCGACGCGGTATGGGCGGCCCCCGGCGCCGCTATCCCGCCAGCGGCGGAAGACCGCCGTCCCGCCGCGCCATGATCATCGCGGCGTGGCGGAACGGCCTGCCTGCGGCATGCCGGCGCTGGCGGTCGCGCCCATGCTGTCGGGCTCACGGTCCGGCGGCTGGAGCGGATCGAAGTCCACCCAGCGGCCCTCCTGCCAACGCCCTTGTGCGCGTTCGACGTCAACGCCGCCGGCATCGCGCAATACCTTGCAAGCCTGCGCCTCGCGGCTGGGGTCGGTATGCAGCGCGAGCATCACGCCGGCGGACCGCACTTCCGGATGCTCGGGGTGCGCGGCCTTTGACGCGCGATTGACGCCGGGCTGGCGGCGGCCGGTCACCCATAGCGCGCCGATCAGGGACCCGATGTAGGCGCCAACGGCCGCGACGCCGACCAGGGCCAGCGCCGTCAGATGCATGGCGCCGCCGATCAGGCCGCCCACCACCGCGCCGATCAGGGCCAGCCCGGCGCCGCCCAGCAGCGCACCGTAGTGCGCGCCGCCCGCGTCAGGGTCGACCCCGCGGTCCCCGCCGATGGGATATTTGCCGTGGGCGCCCGCCGTGTTGACATAGAACACATGCACGTCGTCCTCCGCGAAGCCCTGCGCAAACAGCGCCCGCGCGGCGCCCTGGGCCTGCTCGAAGGTCTCGAATCGTGCGGCAACGATCAGTGCCATATCAGTCTCCCTGGATAGCCTGGATGCTTTTGGTTCGATACCGCCCCAACGGCGTACCGATGGGCAGCCTGGTTCCGGCACGCAAACGCCATGCCGTCAGCGCCCTTTCCGGCTGGTGTCATGTTCGGCCGCGTCGCGCCGCAGCAGGGCTTCGCGCAGTACGACGGCCTGGTTATGGTGTTCGTCGCGGGCGCCGAACAGCAGCGTGATGTCCCGCCCGCCGGCGGCTTCCAGCAGGCGCCGCATGGCGTCCTCCCGCTCGGGCTCGGAAAGCTGGTCGAGATAGCGCGAACGGAATTCGTCCCAGCGCTCCGGGACGTGGCCGAACCACTTGATGAGCTCTGGCGTGGGCGCGAGTTCGCGCGCCCACAGGTCCACGCCCAGCCCGGCCTTGGTGCGGCCGCGCGGCCAGAACCGGTCCACCAGCACACGATAGTTCCTGTCCGCCGGCTGCTCGCCATACACCCGCTGCAATCGGATGGCGCGACGCGGATGTCGTGTGGCCATACGAAGGTATCGTCCGCTCAACGATCCAGGGTTTCCGTTCCGCCCGGACCGCGCAGCTCGTCGGTGCCGTCGGCCAGCGTGATGAACAGCGGCGGCGATGACATCGAATGTACGTTCGCTTCAGCGGCGCTGTCGGGCAATTGCTGGAACAGTCCGTCCACGTAGATGAACGTGAGCTGGCTGGCCAGATGCCGCAGCGCGGCCCCCAGGTCCGGGAACCCCTGCCCCTGAATCGCGCCCTGGTCCAGGCGATAACCGTATTGGCCGCCTTCCTCGTAAAGGTCGCCTACCTCGATCGCCTTGCCGGCCGCGTTCTGGATGTACAGCCGCCCCGCCGCGGCGGACAACGCAAACTGGTGGGCCGCGGGCGATGAATCGCCCTGCATGTGTTTCGCATCGAGCGGCGACTCGACGCCCAGTTCCATGGCCAGGCCCTGCACGGTGTCTTTCAGCGTGTTCATCGCTTTCCTCTGAATCCGTGAACCGGGCTTGGCGCCGCAAAGCCCATACCCGCCCCGGCATGCCGTTTGCTATTCAGCAGCCCCCCAGCCGCGTGCTCATCCACACGCGGCGCATTCATTCTCCCCTGGAGTTCCGATCATGACCGACCAGCCACGTATCTCCGAGGGCTTGCCGTTTCCCCTGGGCGCCACCTGGGATGGCGACGGCGTCAACTTCGCGCTGTTTTCGGCCAACGCCACCAAAGTGGAGTTGTGCCTGTTCGACAAGACCGGCCGAAAGGAAACCGAGCGCATTGTGCTGCCCGAGTTCACCGACGAGGTATGGCACGTCCGCGTCAGCGGACTGGAGCCCGGCACCGTGTACGGCTACCGCGTGCACGGCCCTTACGACCCTGCCAACGGCCATCGCTTCAACCCCAACAAGCTGCTGCTCGACCCCTACGCCAAGGCCTACGTCGGAGAACTGCGCTGGGATCCCGCCGTGTTCGGCTACACCCTCGGCAGCGAGGAAGGCGACCTCAGCTTCGACGAACGCGACAGCGCCCCCTTTGTCCCCAAATGCCAGGTCGTGGACCAGCGCTTCACCTGGACCCACCCCACCCGCGTACGGGTCCCGTGGGAATCGAC
The sequence above is a segment of the Bordetella genomosp. 9 genome. Coding sequences within it:
- a CDS encoding cytochrome c oxidase subunit 3 translates to MKDALAAPPSDALEHRARVGMWVFLATELMFLGPVFWACLVLRHQAPLAFAQANRLTDIVIGTANTLILLTSSLTMALAVTRARHRAAAGARRMLALTILLGLAFLVLKGVEYHDDWRRGLVPGPGFHAPGVGDQAAAERFFFAYFFATMLHAIHLALGIVLNGVMAARLRMPHDDPDRMARAVEISGLYWHFVDIVWIFLFPLLYLGGRAL
- a CDS encoding cytochrome C oxidase subunit IV family protein; translation: MSDARPHSDAWDAVRRATRRDVRVWALLMILALATVGSAYVPMGPWNAVANFAIAAIKAGLVAAYFMQLRAGSPVPRLIAGTAIAVGALLFALGGVDYATRRPPAPPPSAPDAVWAAPGAAIPPAAEDRRPAAP
- a CDS encoding DUF488 domain-containing protein; the protein is MATRHPRRAIRLQRVYGEQPADRNYRVLVDRFWPRGRTKAGLGVDLWARELAPTPELIKWFGHVPERWDEFRSRYLDQLSEPEREDAMRRLLEAAGGRDITLLFGARDEHHNQAVVLREALLRRDAAEHDTSRKGR